Genomic window (Daucus carota subsp. sativus chromosome 5, DH1 v3.0, whole genome shotgun sequence):
TATAATCAGTAGAGTTCATATCTCGTTGGTCATATATGTAACTAATTGTTTCAAATTTATCCAACTTCTTCGTTTATGTGTATAAAGTTTGttcacttttatatttttttctattttcctTTGATTCTCAACTTTTTCAGGGATGTAGcaaatacaaataatttatattttgtgttATACATAACACCAACTAGTGCATTGTGCTATTTTAGCAAAATATTTGACACTCCATTGGAGTGATgcattttacattttaatttataatatacctATAGGGTACAACACTACATATAGTTTACCACTGGTCATGCTCTAATAAAatgtcatattaaaattatttttttcaagatgtctgttatatgcaaaattatgaAGATTAACTAAATGGGTTAGGCCCACATGAGAAGGTCTATTTGGACCAGGAAAGTTAAGATCAACCCAGTTTCAAGGTGACCCTGTCAAAAgacagggcgcgccctatctttggaCTCGCCCACTTGCCAAGGAAAGTCCATTTCATCCTAATTCCGAAGGACAGTGAGAGATGCTTTatgtttagggggacgcccttgagcAAGAGTAGATCTCATTGTTATATTATGAAGGCCTTACCTTGTAGTCTagggagttgtcctccttgggaggtggAGGATAGAAAGGAAGACACCCTGGAGggtcctatctctgtagtctggcgggttgtccctgtcggggagtagggtAGTGCCTTTAcatttggggtaagcccaaagggctaggcctcatcgtattgggcccctttcaggaggaagattctagaaggggaggccagcccacatgggtctcttaggagaaagaactacgtcccggcttgatcccctataaataggggtatgtaggcagattgtaggcatcgaccattcttgagagctattccagttagcaatctcgaaccctttgcttacaattgcagccgcctccataacaaacaaccaaccacttCTTATATTctcgccaacaagaatcttgatccacgctgcgaacctcatctttgttgacctaccagttttctccgttaacaaattggcgctagaaggaggggctagtTCAAGATTTTCCATCAAGGAGAAAGATGTCGAATCACGGCGAGACGACGCCCGGCGGGAACCAACCCCCCGATCCTAGATCGGGGGTCGGCAATAACACTCCCGTCGACAACACACCGGTCGGGAACACTTCCCAGGATAGGGCGGTCATCATAACAAGCGGGGAGCCTGTCGTTATGAGACGCCCCATCTTCAATTCGCCGCCGGTCGTCATGAGCAACGAGGAGTTACTTAAGGAGTTGCATTACTTAAGAAACGAAGCGAGAGAGCAGCAAGCGCTTAGAGAGCGAGTCGCTCAACTTGAGTCTCTTGTTCCCGGAACACATCGTTCCGGGAAACAGCCCTTTGAAGAAGAAAGTCAGTCAGGCCATCGTGATGAGAGAAGGCCTGTGATTATTCCATGGAACTTATTCGCGTCAAGCGGCCAGACCACCGTCGGAGGAGAGGGTGCTAGAGACGGAGGAAGACCCCCACAAGATAGGCGAGCAACCGCGCACCTGGAGGAGGCCAGTCGAGATGTTAACGCTCTGGCCGAAAGGTACAGAGGAAGAGTTAGTAGGGCGGATCTGTTAGCTCTGATCAAGGATCTTGAAAGCAGACCCAAATATGCGAGTACCGGGTCAAGAATGGCAGGCACGGGGCGAGATGGACATAGGAGGGAGATTCCACATGGATCGGACTCAAGAAGCTATGACAGATCCACGGAGCAAGAACCCCGTGGCGCGGGTGAAAGAACAGAGCGAGACCTAATTTTGCTTGAGGGACGACAGAGTCATAGAGGAACGCGCGAGCATGCGACATCTCCGGGCAAAGAAACGActcatcaacaggtttctttctCATCATCTCTTTTAAATTCATATAATGGTTGTATTGTATTGCATTCTAGTGGTAGTACAGGTAGTAACATGTGATTAGACAAATCTTGGTCAGACCATTGCCGATCCTCATATTCAAGCCTCATCTCAGGCCCATGCGCCCCCATCCGCTCAGGCTCACGCCAAACAATCCAATCCTCTCCCCACGGCAAATGATCTCATGGCCACTGGAACACAACCATCAATGACTCCACCGCAGCCAAATGTTCAGACTATTCCAGGCATTGGAGCTATTGACGTCAACAGCCTTAGGAAGCTTCTGGCACATTTTGATGGAGGCCAGACATCTCTCTCAAGCCAAGCCCTATCACCATTCTCTGCCGAAGTGATAGAGGCCCCACTGCCAGCCAATTACCGAAACACCACGTCTGATCTAAAGTTTCATGGCAATTCAGATGCTGTCGAATTTCTTGGGAGGTTCAACGTTGAAATGGGTTTCTACCAGATACCAGATCTTGTTAGATGTTGACTCCTCGCTGCTACGTTCAAAGACAACGCCTATCAGTGGTTTCGTAAGTTAGAACCAGCGTCCATCACTTCTTGGATAAGCATGCAGACTATGTTCTTGACTCAGTTCCAGGCGACCGTCAAGTATGCTCCCCCAGTGACCAAATTGGCAAACATCAAACAGAAGGAGGGAGAGACTCTTCATGCCTACTTCAAACGTTTCAATGCTGAATCATCTAATGTTCGGGGGGCGACTGATGAAACACTGAAGAGTTTCTTGGTGGCTGGGCTTCGAGTAGGAACCGACTTTTGGAAGCACTTGCAAGGCAATGATCCCAAGTCCTTGGCAGATCTTTATGCAAGGGCTGAAGCGTACAAGAATGTTGAACAGTCATTAGCCGAAAGCAGGAAGAATGAAAGGAGCCCCAATAAGGCCCGACCAAAGAGAAGAGACCGATCTCCAAGTCCAGAGCAAAGAGGGAGGCGACGTAGTCCCAATCGGGTCAACACTACTTACAGAAGGAACTactcgcccccccccccccgggaTTACGAAGAAAGGGGAGATCGCTGGAACCCACTAGCCGCACCAATTGAACACATCTTCGAGGTCAATCGTGACAAAGGGCTTTTCCGCAGGCCAGCGCCTTTGAATTCTTGGCAAGCCAAGAACAAGGATAAGTACTGTGAGTACCATGAATCAGCTGGGCATGACACCCATGAGTGTAGGCAGTTGAAAGAAGAAATCGAGTCACTAATTAAAGAGGGTCATCTTAGCGAGTAGATAGTCCGTGAAGCCCGATCTCGACGGGATAATTGAGCCAAGGACAAGAGGGGACTCGGCTACACCGATGAACAGGGGGGGAAGCAGGAAGATATCCAGTTCGTTAAAGAAGGAAGCATCCATGTCATCTTCGGTGGACCACATTTGGCTGGAGATGGGACTAAGGCTATGGAGAGATACGCTAAGGAGGCTAAAGGTAGGCCCCTTACTAATGTCCACAATTTGTCATCTAGGCCTCCTAAAGTCTTTAAAGGAGAAGCTGTTGATATAACTTTTACAGAAGAAGATGCAAGATGGGTCCACCACCCCCACAATGATGCACTGGTGATCGCTCTTCGCATTGGTCCAATGAATGTTCACCGGGTACTTGTTGATAATGGGAGCTCTGTCAACATTCTTTATTATAGCACCTATCAGAAGCTTGGCCTCCCAGATAAAGATATGAAAGTTGAGGATGTGTATATCTATGGATTTGGAGGAGAGGCTGTGAAGGTAAAGGGAACAATCCGGCTCCCAGTAACTCTAGGAGAAGGAACATGCTCAGCCACTCAGGTCATGGACTTTATGATTGTGGATCACGACTCATCACACAATGCCATTGTTGGGCGGCCGCTATTGAAAGAGATGAGAGTGGTcacatcaatatatcacttgTCTATGAAATTCCCAACACCTGGGGGAATTGGAGTGGTGAGGGGGTGCCAGTATGACTCCAGAGAGTGTTACCTGCAATCTCTCAAAGGTTTCAGGAAAGGTAGGTCACTGAAAGAGTCCACGGGTGCAGATGCCAGTGAAGTAGTCAATATGGCTTACTTCGTCCAGTTTCCTGAGGAAGAGAATAACTTCAAGCAATCAAAAGGGAAAGAAGTAATGGAGGTAGACTCGGACGCTGAACTTAAGCCTTGTTCTGTATGGGAGAAAGGGGAGACATCCGGAACCAAAGGGGAGTCTGATCTAGACCCAAGGTTGCCCTTGGAGTCGACCAAGACTGGTCCCGCTGAAGATACAGTTGAAATCCAAGTTGGAGAGGCCGAAGATGGCAAGATATTAAGGATAGGGTCCAAGTTAAAAGGGGAGTTAAAGGCAAGCCTTATCCGTTTCCTGAGAAGCAACTTGGATGTTTTTGCTTGGTGCCATGCAGACATGATAGGAATTGATCCAGATGTAATGAGCCATCACTTAAATATTGATCCCACCAAGAAAGGGGTAAGGCAGAAGAGAAGGGCTATTAGTGGAGAGAGGGCCCGGGCATTAAAAGAAGAAGTCGACCGTTTGCTAGGCGCTAAGTTGATTAAGGAGTCCTTCTACCCGACATGGATGGCCAATCCGGTCCTTGTTAAGAAGCCTAATGGGAGATGGAGGACTTGTGTTGATTTCACTGATCTCAAAAAAGCATGCCCAAAGGATAGCTTCCCCCTTCCGAGGATAGATCTGTTGGTGGATGCCACGGCAGGGCACGCCTTATTAAGTTTCATGGATGCCTATTCAGGGTACAATCAGATACCCATGCACGAGCCAAATCAAGAACATACTTCATTCATAACTGACAGGGGGTTGTATTGCTATATAGGGATGCCGTTTGGACTAATCAATGCACGTGCAACTTACCAGCGCCTTGTGAACATGATGTTTCAAGAACAGATtggtaagactatggaggtTTACGTAGATGACATGCTGGTCAAGTCCAAAGAGGCGCAAGAGCATGTTCAACATTTAGCCGAAATGTTTGACATACTCAGGAAGTATCGAATGAAGCTAAACCCTCAGAAGTGTGTATTTGGGGTGGAGTCCGAAAAATTCTTGGGGTTCATGGTAAATCATCGGGGAATCGAGGCTAATCCTGCAAAGATCAAGGCACTACTTGATATGAAGTCTCCTCAGAATGTTAGGCAGGTTCAGAGCCTTACAGGAAGGATAGCGGCATTGAATAGATTTGTGTCCAAGTCCTCTGACAGATGCAAGCAGTTCTTTAAGGCTATCAAGGATGCAGGGAAAACGTTTGTATGGACAGATGAATGTGAAGAGGCCTTCCAAAAGGTAAAGGAACAGTTGGGGAAGCCACCTCTCTTGGCCAAGCCAGCAGAAGGAGAAACATTGATCTTATACCTAGCTGTTTCAAGATACTCAGTCAGTGCTGTCTTTGTAAAGGAGGAAAAGGATGTTCAATTCCCGGTATACTATGTTAGCAAGAGATTACAGGATGCAGAGACAAGATACACCAGCATGGAGAAGTTGGTATATTCATTGATCTTAGCAGCAAGGAAGCTTCGTCCTTATTTTCAGGCACACAAGATAGAGGTAAGAACCTCTTATCCTCTACGTCAGATTATGCATAAGCCTGAAGCCACGGGAAGACTCATGAAGTGGGCTGTTGAGTTGGGACAGTTCGACTTGGATTATAAGCCTAGGGTTACTATCAAAGGACAAGCCCTGGCTGATTTCTTGTTGGAATTTGAAGATGATGCTCAGGAGTGGGCAATAGTGCCATATAGTCCAGTTGTTGAACCCATTCATGGTCTTTTGATAGAAGATGATGCATGATGGAATTTACATGTCGATGGAGCTGTCAACTCAGATGGAGCTGGAGTGGGGATAGTTTTGGTTAGTCCCGGGGGGTGTCGGTTGTTAAGCGCCATCCACTTGGGGTTCCCTGCAACCAACAATGATGCAGAATATGAAGCTTTGATCAATGGTCTATCCTTGGCCATAGAAATGAAGGCCAGGAACCTTATCGTATACAGTGATTCTATGTTGGTGGTTCATCAGGTAAACGGGGGGTTCTTGGCTCGGGGTTGGAGAACGAACTTATACATGACCCATACACAAGGACTGATGAAGAAGTTCAAAGAGGTACATTTGGAAAAGGTCCCGCGGGAGAAAAATGAGGGTGCTGATGTATTGGCCAAAGCCAGTTCCAGAAGGGACACTAAACTCCTGGGAACTATCCAATTCTGTGTTCAGGAGAAGCCAAGTGTGTCAGAAGCACAGAAGGTTACCCAATTTAGGGAAGATCTGATGGAAGTAGAGGATGGAGTTATGGATACGTGGATGACCCCTATACTTAGGTTCATCCTGGAGGGTCAGCTCCCGGAAAGTGTAAAGGAAGCAAGGAGTCTCAGATATAAAGCAGCAAGATTTGTCATTTATGATGGGGTCTTGTACAAGAGGGGGTTCAATCAACCGTTGCTGAAGTGCATTGCAGGGGACGATTGCAACTATATTTTGGGGGAAGTACATGGAGGAATATGTggcaatcactcggggggtagttcaCTTGCTTTAAAGATTCTTAGGCAAGGATACTACTGGCCGACTATGAGGAGTGAAGCAAGCAAGTTCGTGCAGGCGTGTGACAAGTGCCAGCGATTTGCCACATATTCATCTCGTCCTGTTGCAAGTCTGACTCCGTTACTTAGTCCATGGTCATTCGCTTTGTGGGGGATAGATCTCATTGGAGAGCTTCCAAAAGCCAAAGGAGGAGTCAGGTATGCAGTAGTGGCAGTAGATTACTTTACAAAATGGGCCGAGGCCGCGCCTCTAGCAACCATTACTGCTAAAAAGATAACAAGCTTTGTATTCAATTCAATCGTGTGCAGATTTGGTATCCCGTATAAGTTGATATCtgacaatgggaaacagttCGACAGCAAAGAGTTGAAGAAATTGTGTGATGACCTGAATATAAGGAGAAACTTTGCAGCCGTGTACCATCCACAAAGCAATGGACAGACTGAAGCAATCAACAAGATCATCAAACACACGCTGAAGTCCAAGTTGGAAGAGAAGAAAGGTGATTGGCCGGAGGAGCTTCCAATGGTACTATGGTCATACAACACTACGCCAAGGACAACCACTGGGGAGTCGCCATTCATGTTGACCTATGGATGTGAAGCAATGGTGTCAGTAGAGGTCGGAGCAGGTTCCTTCAGGAGAGACCACTTCCAGGAAGAGGACAATGTTGTCAACCAGAGGCTACATCTAGATATGTTGGAAGAAGTCAGAAGGGAGTCGCAAGTTAGGTTGGCAGCATATCAGCAAAGGACAGCTCGGTTCTATAACAGTCGAGTCAAGCCTAGACCATTCAGAGTAGGAGACTTGGTGTTGCGCAAGATGATGCCAGGGATGAAAGTGCCAGGTCATGGAGTGTTCGGTGCAATTTGGGAAGGACCATACCGCATTCGAGCTGAGATCTTTGGAGGAGCCTATTATCTGGAAGATATGCAAGGAGAGCCCATTTCTAAAGCATGGAATGCTGAGCACTTGGAAAAGTATTATCAGTAGGAGCAACATGTAGTCAACAGATATGACAGAATATCCTTTGTAATCACTTTTCAATAGAGAATGATAAGGCTTTTTAGTTCATTTTACTGCCTGTAAACACAGGGCGCGCCCAAACATGGGGCGCGCCTGCTTGCTAACAGCTTAGCAGGTTATAAAGTTATCTAAGGATAACAAATCCTCTTAGGAATTCGCTTTGTGGATAAATTCGTAGGAGAGGTAGTCCAGCACAGCGACCAGCTACTATCAACCCGACTGCTCTCTCTAACCTAATAAGCATCAGGACGGGGCGCGCCAAATCATACGGCGCGCCAGGTTGCcacttgtaaatattttataacacaTCATTGTAAAAAAGGTGTCCACATACAGAATGCAATACAAGGAAGAAAAGGAAGCAAGCAAATCATAGACAAAAGCACTTAGCAAAAGCAAagaataactaaaaaaaaaaaagaaggggCGCGTCCCGATGTCAAACAGAAAAATTACACTCAGAATTAAATAAAGGGACAGCATACAAACGGATAATAATAGGGCGCGTCCTCCTATCAGAATCCAGGTTAAGGTATCAAAATAATCCGTACAAGTTGCAGGGTTACAGGGACCCACACCCTAATAAAATATTTAGCGACGGTAAAAAACAGAAACTAAACTTGGTCTTGAGAAGAGTCAGGTGGAATGGGCTGGCTTCCCGAATCATCGGTAGTCTGAGTCTCTTGGGTGTTGCCTGCAAACTCAAGCCTTGGTATTTCATTTTCCTTAGCTTTTTCACCATCAAGGCGCGCCGTCTTAGGAGACTCTTGCTCGAGAAACTTATTGGCAGATTCAGCGGCAGCCTCGAGTTCGATGGCGAGCCTTTTCTCTTCAATCGCCTGTGCCATTTCCACTTTGAATCCTTCAATCCAAGTGCGAGTAGAAGGGACAAACTTACCCCAGTCATAATCTGGATCGACCGCCAAGAACCCCGTAACATAGCTCCTGAAACCATCAGCAAAAGCCTTTTCATAGGACGCGCCCAGTTGCTTATTCAGATCTTCGGCTTTATTTTCCAGAGAAATCACCTTTTCACTCGCTGCAGTCAAGTCTTGTGCCGTCTTGTTTAAATCAATCCTCAGATTGTCAGCATCTGTCTTGAGCCTGGCAATGTCCCTCTCTGCATCCGCTTTGAATTGTTCCAGTGAAGACTTGGCTTTCTCATACGCCTCTAGTTGTTTTTGTAATTTGCTGTTCTCCTCTTCTGCAGCATTTAGGCGTGCCTTAAGTTTCTCGGTATCAGAGGGGTTACAGGTCAAGTGAAAAAACAATTCACCTGCGGCGCGCCTACATGCTTCGGCCGCCTGCTCGCCAGTTCTCTGCTGCCAGTTATGAAACCTGCCAGGACCCAGGTACACGTCTGCCATCTTAGCAAACCAATCGCCTGCGGCTGTGACAGGAGCCTCATAAGGGAATTCCGAAGCAGATTCCGTTCCCTTCAGCTTCTTATTAGGAATAAGGACATTCTCCTGAGCTTTCCTTTTTTCGTCCCTCTTTTTAGGAGGAGATCGTTTGAGGGCTGGCTGACTAACAGAAATTTTGGTTGGCTGCTTCAAACCAGACGCGCCCTGAGTCTTGGCGCGCCCTGTACTGATTCCGAAACCAGCTGGAAGTGACATATCTGCAAATACAGGCAAGGTATACATTAGCACCAACTAGACATAAGGACATGAgcataaaatcatctaaaaacAACATAAATAATCCAGAGGAGGCAAAACATCAGTATAGATAAACAGTAACATACAGCTAACAAAAGCAAGGTAGATAACAGACATAAAGAAAACCGCATGAATACCAGGATCTGGCGCGCCATATCCGTCAGAATTTTCACTACCAGCCTCTCCTTCCGAGACAAGTTCTTCTACTTCCTTGGCTTTTCTCTTTATAGGGCGGCCTCCATAAAAGTCTTGATATGAACAAATATTCCCTACAGCATGGCTCAGGAAGCCATATTCTTTCAGGCGTTCGGTAGTGACAAGGTGATTGATGATCTTCGCCTCGTAgggtaaattaataatattctcTGCCCGTCTTTTGGCGCGCCCCGTAAGCACAGATTGTTTTCGCTCAACTAAACATATAAGAGAATTGTCTAAGTAAAGGAAATACAGGAGGATGTTATAAAGATACGGCGCGCCTAATAAGAAAAAATTTACTAGGGGTAGTATTGAATTGAGTCCTGACCCTTTCGTCTGGCCAGGTGTAGAAGAAAGGTTTTTTCTACACCTTTCTTCTACACCTCATCTGAGGGTAGTATTGAATTGAGTTCTGGCTTCTTCCTCAGCTGCGGCTTCTTCGGAATCTTCATCATTCTCATCAGCCTCATCTCCTACTTCTTCTTCCATAACATTATCCGGCTGGTCCTCATCAGAGCCAACGACATGattctttttaagaaaactgTGAAGATCTCGCTCGTCTTGGTCTAAAAGCTCGTTAATATCCACCCGGGTAGTCTCTTGCAATTCAAGGGAAGAAGCTCCACTTTCAGCCATAGTCACGGGAAATTGGGGAGCAAGGGATCGTAATGGAATGGGTGAAAGAGGATATGGCGCGCCCAGATTAGCCAGCTGCAAAAGAAAGAGAAATGAATTGAGATCACTGGGCGCGCCGAGATGTAGATGAAGTGAAGGAAGAGGAAGTAACAGTATAACGAAAAGTTGGAAAAGAAACAGCATGTACAGAGGGATTAATCCAAAAGAAGTGCAGAAGAATCAAAAAGCTATACAATGTTAAAAAAAGAGAGGCGCGcctaaagatagggcgcgccatGATAAGGAAAGTAAAATACCACAGAAAACGTGGGGACACGAGTTACATATAAACTCAGTTATACGCATCTAAGAAACTACGTAGCTATCCCTACGGAATGCGCTTAACATCAATATCCCGTACCTCAGATACCACAAACATGTGTTTTAAGCAACAAGGTATCAGGAAACAAGATCAAACAgtgatacatacatatatacatacaatcaACAAATGAAGAACACTGAAGAAAACGAAAGGACACATGCTCAGAACTGACAAATTGCTCGGTGAAATAAAAGGATAAAGACATTGGCGTGTACCTTAAGACGTGGAGAACTCTGGGCTGGTCTCAGAAAGGAAAATGGAGCTCAGACGTGGACTGTGGAGCTCGTAGAAGATGCGACGGCGACGAGGGTTTTAAATTGAGAAAGTAAAAATGAAGAAGGATGAAAGGAATCGGGTATTTATACCTgggtgtaaaaaaaaaaaaagaaaaagaaaataataagaaGCAGTGGGGTACAGCTGTTCAAGATAGGGCTTCAACGGTCGGCAATATAGGGCGCGCCGAATCCTGTCACGCCCGAATTAATTAGAAGAAGtaaaaacaaattgaagaagagcCAAAAGAGGAGAGATGTTCAAGGAAAGCAAGAAGATCTCCCCAACATTCTCAATGTcaccaagatctggggggtagttgttatatgcaaaattatgaAGATTAACTAAATGGGTCAGGCCCACATGAGAAGGTCTATTTGGACCAGGAAAGTCAAGATCAACCCAGTTTCAAGGTGACCCTGTCAAAAgacagggcgcgccctatcttttgacACGCCCACTTGCCAAGGAAAGTCCATTTCATCCTAATTCCGAAGGACAGTGAGAGATGCTTTatgtttagggggacgcccttgagcAAGAGTAGATCTCATTGTTATATTATGAAGGCCTTACCTTGTAGTCTagggagttgtcctccttgggaggtggAGGATAGAAAGGAAGACACCCTGGAGggtcctatctctgtagtctggctgGTTGTCCCTATCGGGGAGTAGGGTAGTGCCTTTAcatttggggtaagcccaaagggctaggcctcatcgtattgggcccctttcaggaggaagattctagaaggggaggcccagcccacatgggtctcttaggagaaagaactatgtcccggcttgatcccctataaataggggtacgtaggcagattaTAGGCATCGAccattcttgagagctattcaagttagcaatctcgaaccctttgcttacaattgcagccgcctccataacaaacaaccaaccacttcctatattctcgccaacaagaatcttgatccacgccgcgaacctcatctttgttgacctaccagttttctccgttaacaatgTCTATCTAATAGTATTAGTCTGCGTGTTACCTGAAATTGTAGTTTAATAAGGGTGGGAGTACACTGATACAATAATTCTTTATTGTGGCATTAATAATATAGAAGTCCattgtggcaaaaaaaaaaaaaaatatagaagtcCATCAATTCTTTAGTTAGGATCTGTTTGGGAGTGCGGTTAAAAATTACTGTGCTGTTAGAAAAAGTGCCGGTAAAACAAGttttgttgtagaaatcagataactattttgtaattgttttgatatgtgcttattttgagttaaaatataaaaataattgttttcgGTGAGCTTTGATCGTGAAATCTGTAACAGCTTCCTGTAAAATTACTGCGTCAAGTAAATTAATAAAGTAATGGAATTGACGTGAGTCCATGGGTGGGCATGCTCTAAGTGTGTTTGATTTTAGTAATAGGTGGtaaaattacttaaatatttttggtagagtataataatttttaattaactaACCCATCTAAAACTTGAAGGTGTTAAAGGGAGTCCCCGAAAAGATCATATATTATTCAACAATAAAAATGATATACAATAGA
Coding sequences:
- the LOC108221359 gene encoding uncharacterized protein LOC108221359 yields the protein MQTMFLTQFQATVKYAPPVTKLANIKQKEGETLHAYFKRFNAESSNVRGATDETLKSFLVAGLRVGTDFWKHLQGNDPKSLADLYARAEAYKNVEQSLAESRKNERSPNKARPKRRDRSPSPEQRGRRRSPNRVNTTYRRNYSPPPPRDYEERGDRWNPLAAPIEHIFEVNRDKGLFRRPAPLNSWQAKNKDKYCEYHESAGHDTHECRQLKEEIESLIKEGHLSE